In Alicyclobacillus macrosporangiidus CPP55, a single window of DNA contains:
- the secE gene encoding preprotein translocase subunit SecE has product MSKPKEAVVHPKPRRTGVVRFFVETVHELRRVRWPKRREVVNYTVAALLVCFIMGLLVWGFDLGVARLFALVNLV; this is encoded by the coding sequence ATGTCGAAGCCGAAGGAAGCGGTCGTCCACCCCAAGCCCCGCCGGACCGGTGTGGTTCGATTCTTCGTGGAGACGGTACACGAGCTGCGGCGGGTGCGCTGGCCGAAGCGGAGAGAAGTGGTAAATTATACGGTGGCCGCGCTGTTGGTGTGCTTTATCATGGGCTTGTTGGTGTGGGGCTTCGACCTCGGTGTGGCCAGGCTGTTCGCGCTGGTCAATCTGGTTTGA
- a CDS encoding NYN domain-containing protein: MKSSASARSPRRGGKCLMVDGYNVIARMNHSSLHDVEDVDEQRDRLVASLAEYAAYAGEDVIVVFDAHHTGEPERAVHAGPVTVVYTGPGETADQYIEREVYRLRDMYRQVTVATSDAAEQQVAFGGGALRISADGLLRRLDEMRAAVRAITEERAQPAPSRVMDHLQDEVARLLESWRRHHD, translated from the coding sequence ATGAAGTCGTCCGCCAGCGCGCGTAGTCCCCGGCGGGGCGGGAAGTGTCTGATGGTGGACGGGTATAACGTGATCGCCCGGATGAACCATTCTTCCCTGCACGACGTGGAGGATGTGGACGAGCAGCGGGATCGCCTCGTCGCGTCCCTGGCGGAATACGCGGCGTACGCAGGGGAAGACGTCATTGTCGTGTTCGACGCGCACCATACCGGGGAACCGGAACGGGCGGTTCACGCCGGTCCGGTGACGGTGGTGTACACGGGGCCCGGGGAGACGGCGGACCAGTACATCGAGCGCGAGGTGTACCGCCTGCGCGACATGTACCGCCAGGTGACGGTGGCCACTTCGGATGCGGCGGAACAGCAGGTGGCCTTTGGCGGCGGCGCCCTGCGCATCTCAGCGGACGGGCTGTTACGGCGGCTGGACGAGATGCGGGCCGCGGTGCGGGCGATCACGGAGGAGCGGGCGCAGCCGGCGCCGTCGCGGGTGATGGATCACCTGCAGGACGAGGTCGCTCGCCTCTTGGAGTCCTGGCGCAGGCATCATGACTAG
- a CDS encoding Mini-ribonuclease 3 yields the protein MNGAQDPKDFELDTRGIPTLAFAFIGDAVWELRVREHVLRKGIRRPNELHRAATRYVRARSQAYLVDVLGPLLSEEERGFLRRGRNAKPGHARKSADVLDYRHSTGFETLIGYLYTSGQRDRLDELCNRALAAVDDWEEDAHAREQAEKQPEGGAGGAP from the coding sequence ATGAACGGCGCGCAGGATCCCAAGGACTTCGAATTGGATACGCGCGGCATTCCCACGTTGGCATTCGCGTTCATCGGCGATGCGGTGTGGGAACTGCGGGTCCGGGAGCACGTACTGCGCAAGGGGATCCGCCGCCCGAACGAACTGCATCGGGCGGCGACGCGCTACGTGCGCGCGCGTTCCCAGGCCTATCTGGTCGACGTTCTCGGGCCGCTGCTCAGTGAGGAGGAGCGCGGCTTTCTTCGCCGGGGCCGCAACGCCAAGCCCGGCCATGCCCGCAAGAGCGCCGATGTCCTCGACTATCGGCACAGCACGGGGTTTGAGACCCTGATCGGGTACCTGTACACGTCGGGTCAGCGGGATCGCCTGGATGAACTGTGCAATCGCGCGCTGGCCGCGGTAGATGATTGGGAGGAGGATGCACATGCGCGCGAACAGGCGGAGAAGCAACCCGAGGGAGGCGCGGGCGGCGCGCCGTGA
- the rplL gene encoding 50S ribosomal protein L7/L12 yields MASETITNILETIKGMTVLELNELVKAIEEEFGVTAAAPVAVVGGAAAGGAEEAAEQTEFDVILTNAGASKINVIKVVREITGLGLKEAKDLVDGAPKPVKEKVSKEEAEAIKAKLTEAGATVEVK; encoded by the coding sequence GTGGCGAGCGAAACCATCACCAACATTCTGGAGACCATCAAGGGAATGACGGTGCTTGAACTGAACGAGTTGGTCAAGGCCATCGAAGAGGAGTTCGGCGTGACAGCCGCTGCTCCGGTGGCGGTCGTCGGCGGCGCGGCGGCTGGCGGCGCTGAGGAAGCGGCCGAGCAGACGGAGTTCGACGTCATCCTGACGAACGCCGGCGCCTCGAAGATCAACGTCATCAAGGTCGTGCGCGAGATCACAGGCCTCGGCCTGAAGGAAGCGAAGGACCTGGTGGATGGCGCGCCGAAGCCGGTGAAGGAGAAGGTCTCCAAGGAAGAGGCCGAAGCCATCAAGGCAAAACTGACCGAGGCGGGTGCGACGGTCGAGGTCAAGTAA
- the rplK gene encoding 50S ribosomal protein L11: MPKKIVKVVKLQIPAGKATPAPPVGPALGQAQVGNIMGFCKEFNARTADQVGLVIPVVIYVYEDRSYTFDLKTPPAAVLLKKAAGIESGSPEPNKKKVATVKRAKVREIAEQKMPDLNAASVEAAMRMVEGTARSMGIVIED; this comes from the coding sequence TTGCCGAAGAAAATTGTCAAGGTCGTCAAACTGCAGATCCCTGCAGGCAAGGCAACTCCGGCGCCCCCGGTGGGTCCTGCGCTCGGCCAGGCCCAGGTTGGCAACATCATGGGCTTCTGCAAGGAGTTTAATGCCCGGACGGCCGACCAAGTCGGTTTGGTCATCCCGGTTGTCATCTACGTGTACGAGGACCGTTCGTACACATTCGACCTGAAGACCCCGCCGGCAGCGGTGCTCCTGAAGAAGGCGGCCGGCATCGAGTCGGGTTCTCCGGAACCGAACAAGAAGAAGGTCGCCACGGTCAAGCGGGCGAAGGTTCGAGAGATCGCCGAACAAAAGATGCCGGACCTGAACGCGGCGTCGGTGGAGGCCGCGATGCGCATGGTCGAGGGCACGGCCCGCAGCATGGGCATCGTGATCGAAGACTGA
- the rplJ gene encoding 50S ribosomal protein L10: MGVREEKEQLVAEIADRLSRSKATIITDYRGLNVAEVTELRKQLREAGVEYRVLKNTLTRRAAAQAQVSGIEEYLTGPSAIAFGFEDPVAPAKVLFDFAKKHKALELKGGVVEGRVVSAKEVEALANLPSREGLLSMLLSVLQAPVRNFAYAVKQVAEKQEAPAAE; this comes from the coding sequence ATGGGAGTCCGCGAGGAGAAGGAGCAGCTGGTCGCGGAAATCGCAGATCGGTTGTCGCGCAGCAAGGCGACCATCATCACGGATTACCGCGGCTTGAATGTGGCCGAGGTGACCGAACTGCGTAAGCAATTGCGGGAAGCCGGCGTGGAATACCGCGTGTTGAAGAACACGTTGACACGCCGCGCGGCGGCGCAGGCACAGGTCTCGGGCATCGAGGAGTACCTGACCGGGCCGTCCGCCATCGCGTTTGGTTTTGAAGATCCGGTGGCTCCGGCGAAAGTATTGTTCGACTTCGCCAAGAAGCACAAGGCCCTTGAACTGAAGGGCGGTGTCGTGGAAGGCCGTGTGGTCAGCGCGAAGGAAGTCGAGGCGTTGGCCAACCTGCCGTCGCGTGAAGGTCTGTTGTCCATGTTGCTCAGCGTGCTGCAGGCGCCCGTTCGCAATTTCGCGTACGCCGTCAAGCAGGTGGCTGAGAAGCAGGAGGCGCCGGCGGCCGAGTGA
- a CDS encoding class I SAM-dependent methyltransferase gives MSGNSHYFTSSPEAESRPRSVHIRVRGVELEILTDSGVFAKRGLDFGTRVLIETVTLPPQAEAVDLGCGYGVVAAVLGRVYPGSQWTLLDVNERAVALAQRNVRLGDRARVLVSDGFAAVPDLRADAVVLNPPIRAGKSVVYRLFAESAQHLRPDGALWVVIHKKHGAPSARERLTAWFGDVALAERESGYHVFCCRDPIADRGYADVLT, from the coding sequence TTGTCCGGAAACAGTCACTATTTCACTTCGTCCCCGGAGGCGGAGAGCCGCCCCCGTTCGGTACACATCAGGGTGCGCGGCGTGGAGCTGGAGATCCTGACGGATTCCGGCGTATTCGCCAAGCGCGGTCTGGACTTCGGCACGCGCGTGTTGATCGAGACCGTGACGCTGCCACCGCAGGCGGAGGCGGTCGATCTCGGTTGTGGCTACGGTGTGGTGGCGGCGGTTTTGGGGCGGGTGTACCCCGGATCGCAGTGGACCCTGCTGGATGTGAACGAGCGGGCCGTGGCGTTGGCGCAGCGCAATGTGCGTCTGGGGGACCGGGCCCGCGTGCTGGTCAGCGACGGGTTCGCGGCGGTGCCTGACCTGCGGGCGGACGCCGTGGTGCTCAACCCGCCGATCCGCGCGGGAAAATCGGTCGTGTACCGGTTGTTCGCCGAGTCCGCTCAACATTTGCGTCCGGACGGGGCGCTGTGGGTCGTCATCCACAAGAAGCACGGGGCGCCGAGCGCCCGCGAGCGGTTGACCGCGTGGTTCGGCGACGTGGCGTTGGCCGAACGGGAGAGCGGGTACCATGTGTTCTGCTGCCGCGATCCGATTGCAGACAGAGGCTATGCGGATGTGTTGACATAG
- the nusG gene encoding transcription termination/antitermination protein NusG, whose translation MENLEKQWYVIHTYSGYENKVKQNLESRVQTMGMEDKIFRVMVPTEEEWEVKNGKKRLVQRKVFPGYVLVEMIMTDDSWYVVRNTPGVTGFVGSAGGGSKPVPLMPSEVRAILRQSGSEEIKTRVDFTVGEVVRIVDGPFADMIGSVEEIHADQQKLRVLVSMFGRDTPLEVDFTQVEKLT comes from the coding sequence ATGGAGAACCTCGAAAAACAGTGGTACGTCATTCACACGTACTCTGGCTACGAAAACAAAGTCAAACAAAATCTCGAGAGCCGCGTGCAGACCATGGGCATGGAGGACAAGATCTTCCGTGTCATGGTGCCGACCGAAGAAGAGTGGGAAGTGAAGAACGGCAAGAAACGCCTTGTCCAACGCAAGGTCTTCCCGGGCTATGTCCTGGTGGAGATGATCATGACGGACGACTCGTGGTACGTGGTGCGAAACACGCCAGGGGTCACGGGGTTCGTCGGATCGGCGGGCGGCGGTTCGAAGCCGGTTCCTCTGATGCCTTCCGAGGTCCGCGCCATTCTGCGCCAATCAGGTTCGGAGGAGATCAAGACCAGAGTCGACTTCACCGTCGGCGAAGTCGTGCGTATTGTGGATGGCCCGTTCGCTGATATGATCGGGAGCGTGGAAGAGATTCACGCCGACCAGCAGAAGCTGCGGGTGCTGGTCTCCATGTTCGGGCGCGACACGCCCCTCGAGGTGGATTTCACTCAGGTGGAGAAACTCACCTGA
- the rpmG gene encoding 50S ribosomal protein L33, with amino-acid sequence MRVIITLACTECKQRNYTTTKNKKNDPDRLEVKKFCRFCNSHTVHRETR; translated from the coding sequence ATGCGCGTGATCATTACGCTTGCTTGCACAGAGTGCAAACAACGGAACTATACAACGACGAAGAACAAGAAGAACGACCCGGACCGCCTCGAGGTCAAGAAGTTCTGCCGGTTCTGCAACTCTCATACGGTGCACCGGGAGACCCGCTGA
- the sigH gene encoding RNA polymerase sporulation sigma factor SigH, producing the protein MTVQLETSSVNALEERSDEELVEAVRNGDDQALEYLIHKYRNFVRAKARSYFLIGADREDIVQEGMIGLYKSIRDYREDKLTSFKAFAELCITRQIITAIKTATRQKHIPLNSYVSLDKPIYDEDSDRTLLDVIGAARVTDPEELVIHQEEFDDIELKMSELLSDLERQVLMLYLDGRSYQEIAVDLDRHVKSIDNALQRVKRKLEKYLSGRNIGS; encoded by the coding sequence TTGACGGTGCAACTAGAGACGTCTTCCGTGAACGCCCTGGAGGAGCGCAGCGACGAAGAACTGGTGGAAGCTGTGCGCAACGGCGACGATCAGGCGCTGGAGTACCTCATCCATAAATACCGAAATTTCGTGCGCGCGAAGGCTCGTTCCTATTTTTTGATCGGCGCGGATCGAGAGGACATCGTTCAAGAAGGCATGATTGGCCTATACAAATCCATTCGCGATTACCGCGAGGACAAGTTGACGTCGTTCAAAGCCTTCGCGGAACTGTGCATCACTCGCCAGATCATCACGGCCATCAAAACCGCGACTCGCCAAAAACATATTCCGCTGAACTCCTACGTTTCCTTGGACAAGCCCATCTATGACGAGGACTCCGACCGAACGCTCCTGGATGTCATTGGAGCCGCCCGGGTGACCGATCCGGAGGAACTGGTGATCCATCAGGAGGAGTTTGATGACATTGAATTGAAAATGTCCGAATTGTTGAGCGACTTGGAGCGGCAGGTGCTGATGCTGTACCTGGACGGCCGTTCGTACCAGGAGATCGCGGTCGATCTCGATCGCCATGTGAAATCCATCGACAACGCCCTCCAACGGGTCAAGCGGAAGTTGGAGAAGTATCTGTCCGGACGCAACATCGGCTCCTGA
- the rplA gene encoding 50S ribosomal protein L1 translates to MAKTSKRFAEALKQIDKTKLYDPVEAFQLVKQLASAKFDESVDVAFRLGVDPRKQDQQVRGAVVLPHGTGKTARVLVFAKGEKAKEAEAAGADYVGDEDYIQKITQGWLDFDVAVATPDMMGAVGRLGRILGPKGLMPNPKTGTVTFDVARAVQEIKAGKIEYRLDKAGIVHAPIGKASFTVEQLVDNFNTLFDALAKARPAAAKGQYFRSVTVSSTMGPGIRVNPLRVARAAE, encoded by the coding sequence TTGGCAAAAACGTCGAAGCGCTTCGCGGAAGCGTTGAAGCAGATCGACAAGACGAAGCTGTATGATCCGGTGGAGGCGTTCCAACTGGTCAAACAGCTGGCGTCCGCCAAGTTCGACGAGTCGGTCGACGTGGCGTTCCGGCTGGGGGTGGATCCCCGGAAGCAGGATCAGCAGGTGCGCGGTGCCGTGGTGTTGCCGCACGGGACCGGCAAGACGGCGCGTGTCCTGGTGTTCGCGAAGGGCGAGAAGGCCAAGGAAGCGGAAGCGGCCGGCGCCGATTACGTCGGCGACGAAGATTACATCCAGAAGATCACCCAGGGTTGGCTCGACTTTGATGTGGCGGTCGCCACGCCTGATATGATGGGCGCGGTCGGCCGGTTGGGCCGTATCCTCGGGCCGAAGGGCTTGATGCCCAACCCGAAGACCGGCACCGTCACGTTCGACGTGGCTCGCGCCGTGCAGGAGATCAAGGCCGGTAAGATCGAGTACCGGCTGGACAAGGCGGGTATCGTCCACGCGCCCATTGGCAAGGCGTCGTTCACCGTCGAGCAGTTGGTGGATAACTTCAACACGCTCTTCGACGCGTTGGCCAAGGCGCGGCCGGCGGCCGCAAAGGGCCAGTACTTCCGCAGCGTCACGGTGTCGTCCACCATGGGCCCTGGCATCCGGGTCAACCCGCTGCGCGTGGCGCGCGCTGCGGAGTGA